From Clavelina lepadiformis chromosome 9, kaClaLepa1.1, whole genome shotgun sequence, the proteins below share one genomic window:
- the LOC143471294 gene encoding uncharacterized protein LOC143471294 encodes MHPTAFTNRPCDHYDSRINLNPQNSFSAAQQLYSSSQAHLYPSTPTPAFYPGYDATRNLHQPPPLSSGYQHPYYFQPQQTPVQYQDLQQPSAIQQQPLNFQQQPSNFRQQLLKFPEHSSFFLQQPSTIPHQSSITLQQSSFFFKEAFSNQLSEPTACEWMIRSQEGSRMCGLIFEDTKAFVHHITCDHVGGPEQSNHTCYWRNCKRHLKAFKAKYKLVNHIRVHTREKPFACPVCSKGFGRSENLKIHIRTHTGEKPFRCKYPECDRLFANSSDRKKHSYMHNKGKLYVCKYKGCDRSYSHPSSLRKHIRMHKASGDVMNSNNSPIIFPRTPSSEMTSNSTAVEDPDVTSILQSFMSSPEPAQSGIDYELNDFSQGFRFNEMLSGEVDSLWPLDDDLTQRADFLQDNSSGCSQSRNQSLPSFDPIFGV; translated from the exons ATGCATCCAACAGCTTTTACCAACCGTCCGTGTGATCATTATGACTCAAGAATTAACCTGAACCCCCAAAATTCGTTCTCGGCTGCCCAACAACTATACTCCAGCTCTCAGGCCCATCTTTATCCATCAACACCCACGCCTGCATTTTATCCCGGATATGACGCCACAAGAAATCTTCATCAACCTCCACCGCTATCATCCGGCTATCAGCATCCTTATTACTTTCAACCTCAGCAAACTCCGGTGCAATATCAAGATCTACAACAACCTTCAGCCATTCAGCAACAACCGTTAAACTTTCAGCAACAACCGTCAAATTTTCGACAACAATTGCTAAAGTTTCCAGAACATTCATCATTCTTTCTACAACAACCATCAACCATTCCACATCAATCATCAATCACTCTACAACAATCATCATTCTTTTTTAAAGAAGCGTTTTCCAACCAACTTTCGGAACCGACTGCGTGCGAATGGATGATCCGGAGCCAGGAGGGCAGCAGAATGTGCGGTTTAATCTTCGAAGACACGAAAGCGTTTGTCCACCACATCACTTGTGATCACGTCGGAGGACCGGAACAAAGCAACCACACTTGCTACTGGCGTAACTGCAAACGTCATTTGAAAGCTTTCAAGGCCAAGTACAAGCTGGTCAACCACATCCGAGTTCACACTAGAGAGAAACCGTTCGCATGCCCCGTCTGCAGTAAGGGATTTGGTCGGAGCGAAAATCTCAAAATCCATATAAGAACTCACACCG GCGAAAAACCGTTTCGATGCAAATATCCTGAGTGTGATCGACTATTTGCCAACAGTTCTGATCGTAAGAAGCACAGCTACATGCACAATAAAGGAAAGTTATATGTTTGCAAG TACAAAGGATGTGATCGCAGCTACAGCCACCCCAGTTCGTTACGTAAACACATACGTATGCACAAAGCAAGCGGTGACGTCATGAATAGCAATAACTCCCCAATCATCTTTCCTCGAACCCCGTCGTCAGAAATGACAAGTAACTCAACTGCTGTTGAAGATCCTGACGTCACGTCGATCCTCCAATCGTTCATGTCATCTCCAGAACCGGCTCAATCTGGCATCGACTACGAGTTAAATGACTTCAGTCAAGGATTTAGATTCAACGAAATGCTGTCTGGCGAAGTAGATTCTTTATGGCCTCTGGATGATGACCTCACCCAGCGAGCAGATTTCTTACAGGATAATTCTTCCGGCTGTTCTCAGTCACGCAACCAGTCATTGCCCTCATTTGACCCCATATTTggtgtttaa